CTTTTTTGGCATTATACGCTGCCATCACCTCTTCACAGGTCTGAAGAGAGGTCTTTCCTTCTCCATTTCCAAACGGTGCTGTCTCTGTATCATAAACCAGATCTCTGTTGCCTTTTTCCCATACATATGCCTGTTCTGATGAGATTACTACTCCCGAAATCTGCTCTGCTCTCTGAATTGCATAAGCCGCCTTATCGTAAATCGCAACCAGTTCTCCCATTCCATATACATAGTACTTTTCAGACTTCGACTTGTCATTCAGCGTGATCGTGATCGGCTTTTTCCCCACCACCTGCTTCGGACGCAGGATTTTAGGAACAGTATCGGAAATTCCTTTTTCATAAGTCAGCCGCATCTGCTTTTCTTTTAAATCTGTACTGAAAGCTTCCAGAGTTATACTTTTTGTCTTCTTTTCTTCGTTACTGCTGATATAATCCTGACTGGTAACTGTATAAGTCTCTCCTGATTTTACAACCCTGTTCAGAGTCATCATATTTTCTTCAATAAATACATCGGATATATAAATCTTATCTGCTGAGTATGTCTTCATCACTTCATTTTCTGAATTTCTGATCTCCAGCTCATACATCGGGAACAGTTCCCCTCCCGCTGCCGTATGACCGACATCTCCCTGCCGCAGATATCCATACACAAAATCTGATCCGATAAATCCAAGCGGTCTGATTGCTTCCCCTGATTTTGCGGCTACAGCATTTTCTTCATCTGTTTTCAGATTCAATACCTTGATTTCCTGTGCGGTATTGATCGTTCCTGACGTCTGGTATGCGATCAAATGCCCGTCTGCAGACACCGTATACTGCCCTTCTTCCAGATTTTTTGCCAACACTGTCTGCTCATCCTTTGTCAGATCTATCTTGTAAAACTTTCCGCCTGCCAGAATATACGAAAGATTCTGATCCTGATTGTAATACACCATTTTTCCAAGCTCTTCCTCTGCGATTGCAAATGATTTTGTACTTGGAATAAACGCTTTTTCCTGTACTACATTTTTTTCAATATCATAATAGTAAATATCAACTCCGACTTCTCCCTCATGTGCTCCGCGATTCATATACCCATAAACTGCAAACGCAGTACTTCCATTCTTTTCCACACTGATGATCCGGATATTATGCTGGTCACACCTGCTCCGAGCATCATTTCCTTCGATATTGCTAAAACTGAATACCTGTGCAAGCTCATTCTGCTTTACATTGTATGTCCATAAATTTCCATTTCTCACGAAAGAAACAATATTTCCTGACGAATTTGTTTCATACAATATATCGGACGATGCTATACCCAGAAGAATCCCGTTCTGATCCAGCACTTTCTGATTTGCATCAAAAATCTGTTCCATCTTCCGATTATAATCCAAAAGGTAGATTTCCCCCTGCACGTAGCGAATCCTGAAAAACTCGCGGACATCATACGTCTCGATCTCTCCCGTATCTCCGGCACATGTCACCTGATACTGTGCAAGCAGCGACGTATAGACGGAATTGCTCTCTTTAATGCTCCACTCCGGTTCCTCAACCACCTGCGGACTCAGATTTCCCCATGTCACATGATCTGCATCAGAATGGATGGTAACAGTCTGGTAAGTTGTATTGTCCCCTTCTGCACTCGTTTCAAGATAGTTTTTCAATTCCTCCTGACTGTTTTTTTCCAGCGTCTTTGCATGAAAATCCTGGGCAAAATCCAGACATTCTTTTAAAGAAAGTTCATCCGGTCTTGTAATTCTGGTATAAAAGTGAGCCTGTTCCTCCTCCATGGAAAGAATCACTTCCAGAACAGCTTCTGAAACTTCATCCGGAAGACCTTTTTTCAGATCCAGCAAAATCGTCTCATCAGAAATATCCTTCTGTTTGCCTTCCAGATAGGTTTCCTCTCCATTCAGCGAATACACTTTATATTCAACGCCTGTGATTTTATTTCCAAACTCTTCAATCTGTATCTGAAGTGTTCCGTTTGCCTCCAGGGGTGTAATGGTGTCCCGCATTGCCGTAACATCCATCTCATTTACATAGCCGGCCAGAGCATTCACAGTCCTGCCTTCCTTTTGAAATGAGATTCTCGGAAGTGTAGGATCTCCCAGATCGATGATCTGATCGTCTACACCATTGTTCATAAACAGACTGCTGACAAAAATTGCTGCCACAAATACTACAAGGAGTATTCCTGCCTTTCTCATTCTTTTTTTCATGATTCTGTCCCCTTATCTAATAACACTCCCAGCATTGGGTCAATCCCCAAAAATTTCCTGCACTCCCAAACCTGGCTTTCACTCCCCTGTTTTGCCTGATTCGTCTTTACTGCACGCAGAAGAATATTTTTCGGCGTATGTTCCATATCGATAAATTCCAGAACCTGAGTCTCATAACCAGACTGCTCCAAATATTTCGCTCGAAGTCCGTCTGTCAGAAGCGCCGCAAACCGCTCTTTTAAAAGACCATAATCCAGAATCGGCGCCAGCTTATCATATCCGGCTCCTTCCCGTTGCATCTGCCCATTCAATTCATGCTGACAGCATGGAACCGACAGGATGACCTTCGCATTCCATCCCACCGCTTTGGCAAGTGCAAAATCTGTCGCTGTATCACAGGCATGAAGCGTCACAACCATATCCACTTCTCTGACACCTTCATAATCCGCGATATCTCCCACCAGAAATTCCAGTTTGTCATATCCATATTTGCGGCTTAACTCATTACAATGATGAATGACATCCGATTTCAGATCTAACCCGATGATACGGATATCGTATTCCTTCAGAACATGCAGATAATAATACATGGCAAATGTCAGATACGATTTTCCACATCCAAAATCCAGAATCGTGATCTCTCTGTCTTTCTCAAGTTTTGGAAGAATATCCTCAATAAATTCCAAAAACCGGTTGATCTGCCGGAATTTATCAAATCTGGAATGTACAATTTTTCCATCCTTTGTCATCACACCCAGATCCTGGAGAAATGGAACCGGAATTCCTTCCTCTAAAATATATTTCTTACTTCTATTATGTGACAATTCTACCGGTCTTACACTGCCTTTTGACGCTTTTTTCTGAATGGTTACCTTGCCTTTTTTGCTCACTAAAACAGTGTAATTCATATGCACTGTAGATGCCTGCATCTGCCGGAATTCTTCCATATATTCCAGCAATCGGTCTCGTGCCGAAATCGGGTCCAGATTCTCATGAAAGGCCTGTGTTTTTGTAAAAGACTCCAGTTGAAAAAATAAATTGCCTTTTTTCTCGATCGGCCGAACCTTTACCTTTAAAATTCCCTCTTTTTTCCTCGGATTGCTCAAAACTGCCTGAACAAATTCTATATTTAAAATATCTGATAATAATTTTTTGATCGTTTCCATGCGATTCCCCTTGTCATTTGTTTTCTATATAAGCTATGTGTGAACAGTAACTATTGTAAAACAAAATAAAGTCTCGTGCAATAAAACAAGTCTTAAATTAAAAGAAGACGGGAAAAATTCCCGCCTCTCCTACTCTTCTTCAGAATTCTCTCTGAAAAAACATGAATCTTGTTCTTTTTTATCTGCTTTTCTAAAACGAACTGTCGCCTTAAAAAGATCTCCGTCCAGATATAATTCCAGTTTTCCGCCCTGCATCTGTACCAGACTTTTCGCAATCGATAATCCCAGTCCGCTTCCTTCGGTACTCCTTGAAATATCACCGCGAATAAAACGTTCTGTCAGTTCATCTGCTGAGAAATTGAGCGGATACTCCGAAACATTTTTCAAAGAAAATATCACTTCATCCTTATCAGTGCGCAGATCTGCATAAATTCTCGTCCCCGGCATTGCATACTTCGCCGCATTATTATAAAGATTTTCCAATACTCTCCACATTCTTCTTCCATCTACATGAATAATCGCCGGCTCATTTGGAAGTGTCTGAATCAGCTCCAGATTCTTATGTTCAAATTTTTCTGCAAACTCTCCCGTCGTCTGATTCATCATCTCTACCAGATTGACATCCATCAACTGCAGATTGATATTCCCGCTGCTCACCTTGGATGCTTCTACAACATCCTCTGTCAATGTTTTCAGACGCTGTGCTTTTGCCTCCAAAATTTCCAGATACCCCTGTATCTTAGGATCTTCAATATTGGATCGTTTCAGGATATCCACGTAATTGATAATGGAAGTTAGCGGTGTTTTGATATCATGAGATACATTTGTGATCAGATCCGTTTTCAGACGCTCGCTTTTCACGCTTTTTTCCACAGCCTTCTGCAATCCGGTTCCGATATCATTCAGCATTTCTGCTACTTCACGCTGTTCTCCTCTGAGATGTTCCAGAGAAATCTGATATTCCAGATCTCCTCCTGCAACTGCTTTGATTCCTTTTATGATTTTATTCTTTGCAATCGCATTCAATACCAGATAATACACAATGAATGCATCTGCTGCCAGCGTGATCAGCACAAATCCCGGCGTTCTGAATAATGCCAGCATCCAGTGGATTCCAATCAGTATCACCCCTGATACAACCATTCTCCACACCACATTTCTGTTTCTCCAGAATATTCTAAAGAATCTGCAAAACGCATACAATACGCTGTTCTTCCACATCGTTCCCGCTTTTATCCTGCGGACCAGGCTCAGATATCCGACCAGGAACATGATCATGGTATAAGCCGCTGTACATGCAAGTTGGATCATATCTTGCATTGTCGGAACATATCCGGATGCATATTCATAAGAATATCCGATCGTTGCAGTCATCAAATCCGTGCTTTCTGCAAAATACCCGAGGGCCATATTCCCATTATTCATCCAGAACATCATCGGAATTATCCAGATCCCAATCACAAACACTGCTGCAAGCTCCGTTTTCCATCTGTCAAATACATTCAAATGCACTCCGTCACTTCGGTTGTTTCTTCCGGCGACCACTGTCAGCCATATCAAACTCACGATTATCAGTAATACTGCCGCACCGAGCAGGATCACCGCACGATTGATATAAGGTGCATATTCATCATATAATTTCTTATCCAGATAAAAAGAATCCTGTATTGAAAACCTGGTATCTACTGCCGCTGCAAAAATAAAATCACCGTTGCTGTTTCTGCGCTGTGACTTTACAAACTCCTTCCAGTCATTTGCTGTGATATCCATATTGGTCTTAAAATCAGAAAGCTTTGGCTGAACAATCATATACTTCGCATTTTTCTGAATATCTGAGATATTTTCTTTTACACTGTTGTAATCCTGATATTCCTTGCGATTTGTATAAACTTTTTTTGTTTCTTTATCAACAAAAATATAGGCAAAGTTTGTATTTCCCTCTGTCCATTCTGCACTGTTCTGATAAGACTGGAAATCATAATAAAGATTTGACAGGATGCTGCCCAATTGTGCATACACTTCACTCAGCTTTCCATTCAGCTGCGGCGTCTGATTTACAACATCCAGAATATTATTTCCTCCATCCGGCCGCGCCTCTTCTTCAATGGCACCACTGAATCCCCAGAAATCCCGGTACACCGTCTCGCCTTTTTCATCCAGAATATCATGTCCGGCAAATTGACTGAGACTCACATTTCCAGAAGCCAGTGCATTTACAATCTCATCAGATGTATATCCATCTATATCCACTGTCAGCGTTTTCTTTTTCAGCAGACTTAAAAATTCATCCCAGTAATAGTAATGATAGGTTTTATCTGCTTTTTGACAGACAACGATGGGATTTTCCTGCGTTGCATAGTTATTTTGATACTCCTCACTCCATTTCTGAAGATCCGAGAGTTTATACCGCAGTCTTTCCGTCTCTTCATCATAGTGCCTTCCGTTATATCCATACTGCATGATATCGATCAGCTTATCCGGATTGTTTTTTCCATCTGTCTCGAAAATATCTTCATAGGAAATCTGACCTAAAACATCCATCGTAGCCCGGCACATCTGATTCTCAAATTCTTTGGAATCTGTATACTCTGTCGGCTTTTTATTCCAGATTTCTTTTACACTTACAGAATATGTGGAAATAATCACCAGACTCAGCAGTGCCGTAATTGCCGAAAGAACAGAAAGAAAGATCAAAATGCCTTTTACAAGCGCACTTTTATACCATTTACTCATGAAAAACTCCCTTCTATAATTTCTCGATCTTATATCCTACTCCCCATACCACTTTCAAATATCGCGGTTCCTTTGGATTGATCTCAATCTTCTCCCGGATATGACGAATATGTACTGCTACCGTATTATCCGCTCCGATTGCATCTTCATTCCAGATGGATTCGTAAATCTGATTAATCGAAAATACTCTTCCCTGATTCTTCATCAAAAGCAATAAAATATTGTATTCAATCGGAGTAAGGCGCACCATTTCTCCGTCTACCGTTACTTCTTTCAGATCATCATTGATCCGAAGGCCGCCAACCTCATAAATCGTCTCCTGCGTACTACTCACATTCCCGCCAAGCTGTGTGTAACGACGAAGCTGAGATTTCACTCTTGCAACCAGCTCCAGTGGATTGAATGGTTTTGTCATATAATCATCCGCTCCGATATTCAACCCCAGAATCTTATCCGCATCTTCAGATTTTGCCGATAAAATGATAATTGGAATACTGTTCGTTTCACGGATCTTCAAAGTCGCCCTGATCCCGTCCAGACGCGGCATCATAACATCCAGAATCAAAAGATGCACCGTTTCCGTCTCCAGCATCTTTAATGCCTGCATCCCATCATAAGCCTTCAGAACCTGATACCCTTCCTGTGTAAGATATATTTCAATTGCTTCTACTATTTCTTTATCATCATCACAAACTAAAATACTATACATTTTCATCACCTCCTTTACAGTATACATGATATTCTCATTTTTTTAAGAGCCATTGGGGAAAATCTTAGGAAATTCTTAATTCGATTTCATTTCTGTTTGTAACAATGCCGTTATAATCCTTATGAAAAACAATCACTGCTACTCTGCACATATTCCTCATTTTTTCATATAATAAACATAAGAAACCCGTTTTTATATTTTATGAAAGGATTATATAATGCAAATAAAAGGACTGGATGTCAGCGAATTTCAAGGAAATGTAGATTGGGAAAAGGTCAAAGCCGCAGGCTATCAGTTTGCCATGCTCCGTGCCGGCTATGGTTTTAACACGATTGATCCACAATTTAAACGCAATGCCTCAGAATGTAACCGGATTGGTCTCCCGATCGGAGTCTATTGGTTCTGCTATGCCCTGACTCCGGAGATTGCACGCCAGGAAGCTGATGGCTGTCTCAAAGCAATCTCCGGTTATCGTCTCGATTATCCTGTATGCTACGATATTGAACAGGCATCTGTAAACTATGCCGCACAAAACGGAGTTGCTTTCACACCGGAAACCGTAGGGAAAATTGTGCAGAATTTTTGTGACAGAATGGAAAAAAACGGATATTTTGCAATGTATTACAGCAACCGGAATTTCCTCAAAACGTACCGTCTTCTGTCACTTTCTTCAAGATATGCACTGTGGTACGCTTTTTATAACAGCAAGCTGGATAATACAGACTGCCAGATGTGGCAATTCACAAGTCAGGGAGAGATCGCCGGAATATCCGGGGACGTTGATCTGGACTATGTTTTTGTTGATTATCCTTCTATTATAAAAAATGCAGGACTAAATCATTTGTCTCAGAAACCGAAACCACCCGCCCCGCAATATACCGCTTATGTGATACGATCCGGAGATACGCTGAGTGAAATTGCCCAGCGATTTGGAACAACTATTGCCACTTTGCAAGCATTAAACAACATTCAAAATCCAAATCTGATCTATGCCGGGAATACAATACGGATTCCAAAATCCTGACATGTTTTAAGAATTTCATAAGAATTTTTCTATTTCTTTAATAGATTCAACATACTTTGGACACATTTATTCCGTATACTAATACTCAGATAGTTGATAAACAACTATCTCCCCCCTCATAAAGTAACGGCATCTTGGGGCGACCCAAGATGTCACACTTTACTCTCATTCCTTTAGATAACTATAAAACAACGAAGCCCGTTAGCCCTTGTGGTTAGCGGGTTTTCGCTGTTCTGTACTTGTTGCAAAATCCGCTTCGGTCAAATCTCGGTCAAATAATTTTCTAAAGAAATGTTGCACCTTTTCTATTCTCTTTCTTATTCTTGTTCTGATTATATGATTTCCTTATACAAATTCTGTAATTTATCCATTTCCGATTTTGCTTTATCATCTGTGACGTGCGTATACAAATCCAGTGTGATTGCTATGGAATAATGTCCGAGGAATCCTTGTACTACCTTTGCGTCAATCCCGGCTTCAAAACAACGCGTTGCAAAAGTATGACGAAGTGCATGTGGATAAAAATGCGGAATCGGTATAAACACTGTCTTGTTTTTCTCTGCCTGCTTTTTTCGTTCCTTATTGATAGATTTTTCTATCCAGTCTAACGTCACTTGAAAGGTGTGTTCTGTAATCGGTTTTCCGTTCTTTCCAACAAACACAAGATTTTCAAATCCCTCTAATGGTTGCCATTCACTAGCTGACAACTGCATTTCTTTCAACTGAATCCACTGACGTTTTAAAGCCTTATACACACTGTCCTGCATGGGAATCGTCCGTATACTGTTCTTTGTCTTTGGTGTCTGGTACTTGAATACATACTTCTTTGTTTCCTTATCTTTGATATACACCAACGTTTTATTTACAGAAATTTCCCGTTTCCGAAAATCTACATCATCCCATGTAAGCCCAAGCAGTTCTCCGCCACGCATTCCCGTTCCGAGTGCTACCTGTATGAGATTCTCGTGTATTCTCTCCTTTGCGTGTTCCAATACTTCCCGTTGTTCTTTCACAGTCAGTACCCGTATCTGTTTTGTCTTTGTTTTGGGAACTTCCACTCCTGCACATGGGTTGAATGTAAGAATCCTGTTATGCACTGCATATTTGAACATAGCATTGAGAATATTATACACATCCCGTATAGTCTTTGTGCTGTAATCATCATCTGCCATATTCTGAAGCAGACGTTCCAAAATAATCGGATTAAAATCTGCCACACGTTGTTTTCCTATCTGCTTCTTTATGTAACGTCTGTAAAAATCATCATAACGTACTTGTGTACTCTCCTTGATAGTCCGCTTCTTATGGGTATTCAGCCAGATATCAAACCATGTATCCAGAGTGATATTATCGCCCTTTCCTTTCAACCCATGCTTGACTTCATAGCGTAAATCTTCCATTTCTTGAACTAACTTTTTTAAGTCCGCATTATCTTTTGTATACGTTTCTCCTTTGTAATAAAACCGCCCTCTGTAAATTCCGCTTTTTCTCTGCATAATTCCCGGCGGTAATGGATTTCCTTTTAAGTCCTTGCCCAATCTGCACGCTCCTTTCCGTGCAAGGACTATCAGAACTGGTCTGACAGTATTATATGCTTATTTGTGTTTATACTGCAATTACTTCATATTTATTTTTCAGATTATGCCCTTCGTTTTTCTTCAAAAACTGGTCTAAAACCTCAGAGCGTATAAGAATCTTATTTCCAATCCTTATGACCGGAATCTTCTGCCATGTAATCAGCTTTCGCAGATTATTTCTTCCAATTCCCGTATACTCTGACGCTTCATTCACTGTAAGGGCTTTCTTTGTCTGTATCGTTTTCTGTGTATGTTCTGTCAAAGATTCTCCTTTCTTCTTCCCTCAAAAGGAAAGATTTTTTATAGTCCTCATATATGCGTTGTTGTTCTTCGTTCATCTGCCCCCGTTCTATTAGCTGGCGGATATAATCTCTGTTATCCAGTTTTCCGATTTTATCCATTAGCTTTAAAGAGGGCGAAACTGCTACGTTCAGCCACTGCCATGTTCGTTCCAGTGTCTTTTTCTCTGGATTCATGGTCAACTTTATCTTCCCTACATCCTGCATGAGTTCTTCCCACGGGGAATAAGTAGGATAAAGCCGTTTTCTTGTAACCGTGCTGTTTTCCGGCTTCTGTAAAAACCGCACTTTCTCGTTTAATACAGACAACGCAATCCGTGCCACATCCCT
This window of the Mediterraneibacter gnavus ATCC 29149 genome carries:
- a CDS encoding C39 family peptidase; translated protein: MKKRMRKAGILLVVFVAAIFVSSLFMNNGVDDQIIDLGDPTLPRISFQKEGRTVNALAGYVNEMDVTAMRDTITPLEANGTLQIQIEEFGNKITGVEYKVYSLNGEETYLEGKQKDISDETILLDLKKGLPDEVSEAVLEVILSMEEEQAHFYTRITRPDELSLKECLDFAQDFHAKTLEKNSQEELKNYLETSAEGDNTTYQTVTIHSDADHVTWGNLSPQVVEEPEWSIKESNSVYTSLLAQYQVTCAGDTGEIETYDVREFFRIRYVQGEIYLLDYNRKMEQIFDANQKVLDQNGILLGIASSDILYETNSSGNIVSFVRNGNLWTYNVKQNELAQVFSFSNIEGNDARSRCDQHNIRIISVEKNGSTAFAVYGYMNRGAHEGEVGVDIYYYDIEKNVVQEKAFIPSTKSFAIAEEELGKMVYYNQDQNLSYILAGGKFYKIDLTKDEQTVLAKNLEEGQYTVSADGHLIAYQTSGTINTAQEIKVLNLKTDEENAVAAKSGEAIRPLGFIGSDFVYGYLRQGDVGHTAAGGELFPMYELEIRNSENEVMKTYSADKIYISDVFIEENMMTLNRVVKSGETYTVTSQDYISSNEEKKTKSITLEAFSTDLKEKQMRLTYEKGISDTVPKILRPKQVVGKKPITITLNDKSKSEKYYVYGMGELVAIYDKAAYAIQRAEQISGVVISSEQAYVWEKGNRDLVYDTETAPFGNGEGKTSLQTCEEVMAAYNAKKVDLTGCSLEQVLYIINKGLPVIAMTDANHAILLTGYSMTDITYIDPDTASQNTVSIEQMSAMIAGSGNTFIGYMK
- a CDS encoding GH25 family lysozyme, with translation MQIKGLDVSEFQGNVDWEKVKAAGYQFAMLRAGYGFNTIDPQFKRNASECNRIGLPIGVYWFCYALTPEIARQEADGCLKAISGYRLDYPVCYDIEQASVNYAAQNGVAFTPETVGKIVQNFCDRMEKNGYFAMYYSNRNFLKTYRLLSLSSRYALWYAFYNSKLDNTDCQMWQFTSQGEIAGISGDVDLDYVFVDYPSIIKNAGLNHLSQKPKPPAPQYTAYVIRSGDTLSEIAQRFGTTIATLQALNNIQNPNLIYAGNTIRIPKS
- a CDS encoding response regulator transcription factor, whose product is MYSILVCDDDKEIVEAIEIYLTQEGYQVLKAYDGMQALKMLETETVHLLILDVMMPRLDGIRATLKIRETNSIPIIILSAKSEDADKILGLNIGADDYMTKPFNPLELVARVKSQLRRYTQLGGNVSSTQETIYEVGGLRINDDLKEVTVDGEMVRLTPIEYNILLLLMKNQGRVFSINQIYESIWNEDAIGADNTVAVHIRHIREKIEINPKEPRYLKVVWGVGYKIEKL
- a CDS encoding HAMP domain-containing sensor histidine kinase, translated to MSKWYKSALVKGILIFLSVLSAITALLSLVIISTYSVSVKEIWNKKPTEYTDSKEFENQMCRATMDVLGQISYEDIFETDGKNNPDKLIDIMQYGYNGRHYDEETERLRYKLSDLQKWSEEYQNNYATQENPIVVCQKADKTYHYYYWDEFLSLLKKKTLTVDIDGYTSDEIVNALASGNVSLSQFAGHDILDEKGETVYRDFWGFSGAIEEEARPDGGNNILDVVNQTPQLNGKLSEVYAQLGSILSNLYYDFQSYQNSAEWTEGNTNFAYIFVDKETKKVYTNRKEYQDYNSVKENISDIQKNAKYMIVQPKLSDFKTNMDITANDWKEFVKSQRRNSNGDFIFAAAVDTRFSIQDSFYLDKKLYDEYAPYINRAVILLGAAVLLIIVSLIWLTVVAGRNNRSDGVHLNVFDRWKTELAAVFVIGIWIIPMMFWMNNGNMALGYFAESTDLMTATIGYSYEYASGYVPTMQDMIQLACTAAYTMIMFLVGYLSLVRRIKAGTMWKNSVLYAFCRFFRIFWRNRNVVWRMVVSGVILIGIHWMLALFRTPGFVLITLAADAFIVYYLVLNAIAKNKIIKGIKAVAGGDLEYQISLEHLRGEQREVAEMLNDIGTGLQKAVEKSVKSERLKTDLITNVSHDIKTPLTSIINYVDILKRSNIEDPKIQGYLEILEAKAQRLKTLTEDVVEASKVSSGNINLQLMDVNLVEMMNQTTGEFAEKFEHKNLELIQTLPNEPAIIHVDGRRMWRVLENLYNNAAKYAMPGTRIYADLRTDKDEVIFSLKNVSEYPLNFSADELTERFIRGDISRSTEGSGLGLSIAKSLVQMQGGKLELYLDGDLFKATVRFRKADKKEQDSCFFRENSEEE
- a CDS encoding tyrosine-type recombinase/integrase; amino-acid sequence: MGKDLKGNPLPPGIMQRKSGIYRGRFYYKGETYTKDNADLKKLVQEMEDLRYEVKHGLKGKGDNITLDTWFDIWLNTHKKRTIKESTQVRYDDFYRRYIKKQIGKQRVADFNPIILERLLQNMADDDYSTKTIRDVYNILNAMFKYAVHNRILTFNPCAGVEVPKTKTKQIRVLTVKEQREVLEHAKERIHENLIQVALGTGMRGGELLGLTWDDVDFRKREISVNKTLVYIKDKETKKYVFKYQTPKTKNSIRTIPMQDSVYKALKRQWIQLKEMQLSASEWQPLEGFENLVFVGKNGKPITEHTFQVTLDWIEKSINKERKKQAEKNKTVFIPIPHFYPHALRHTFATRCFEAGIDAKVVQGFLGHYSIAITLDLYTHVTDDKAKSEMDKLQNLYKEII
- a CDS encoding class I SAM-dependent methyltransferase, whose protein sequence is METIKKLLSDILNIEFVQAVLSNPRKKEGILKVKVRPIEKKGNLFFQLESFTKTQAFHENLDPISARDRLLEYMEEFRQMQASTVHMNYTVLVSKKGKVTIQKKASKGSVRPVELSHNRSKKYILEEGIPVPFLQDLGVMTKDGKIVHSRFDKFRQINRFLEFIEDILPKLEKDREITILDFGCGKSYLTFAMYYYLHVLKEYDIRIIGLDLKSDVIHHCNELSRKYGYDKLEFLVGDIADYEGVREVDMVVTLHACDTATDFALAKAVGWNAKVILSVPCCQHELNGQMQREGAGYDKLAPILDYGLLKERFAALLTDGLRAKYLEQSGYETQVLEFIDMEHTPKNILLRAVKTNQAKQGSESQVWECRKFLGIDPMLGVLLDKGTES